gttggagcaacggtgaaggatcggcacgagttggtgattgttcgtggctgccttcggtgattgtaaggggagttgtaccttccccggcggagtgccgaaaggtaactctagtaattgctcgtgtcattgagttacctcacttgtgggtcggttcttgcggtgtcctatcgtgtggacgaggtttgtgaaacacctcttagccgccgaaccaccaagtgttggtcgacacaacggggactagcgtgttggcaagcacgtgaacctcgggagaaaatcgattgtctcttgtctttggcattttcccggtgattggctatatattcatcttgtgattggttcatcccctacacgtcggtataatcactctactcacttatttacattcttgcaaactagttgacacaagctctttagtgtaattagaattgagagcttgctttattatttatattcatctagttgagctctttagagtagcaaggttgagagctcttagtgagtaattacatagcaagtttgtgtgcctaagtaatcattgcaactagaattgttggataggtggcttgcaacccttgtagagctagagcaagtttatattacgctatttgtcatactaatcaaattgctctagtttatttgtagatttttaaataggctattcaccccccctctagccatattaggacctttcaagtggtatcggagccgtggtcaccgtttgattgaaggcttaacaacctcggtgtcaaattatggctcaagttgtgttcaaccatatggggggcaaaccaccattctttgatggcacaagctatgattattggaagagaaagataagtgtgtatcttggttcaatcaatgatcaagtatgggatgtaagcaagaatgattatgctatcattaatcccgacaatcccaccaaccaagataagtctaacaagcaatgcaatacaatggctctcaacaccctaTACAATGCCCTTgatccaaaggtgtttgagcaaatcaaggattatgaaagagcaaatgaagtgtggaggagattggaggaaacctatgagggcacaccggaggtgaagagtgccaagttatatattctcaaggacaagttgataggtttcaagatgaaagatgatgagagcataccggagatgttccatcgcttgcaagtcattgtcaatgatttgaaggctttgggagaaaagatcaagaatgatgatgtctctcatcggttcttgatgagtctacctccaaggtttgaaatgttgagaatgctaatcataagaggaggattaaaggagatcacccctaaccaagtactaggtgaagtcatgacacaagagacataccgtgtggaaagggagggggatgacaaggaggacaagaaggaagatgaggacaagaagaagaagagtgtagcattcaaggctagctcatcatcatacaagaacaagggcaaatcaaagaaagagtcaagtgatgatgaggatcttagtgatattgatgatgaagctatggctctctttgtgcgcaagatgggcaagttcatgaagaagaaaggctatggtgcaagaaaaagaagagaccataccaagagcaaagaatatgtgagaagatgctataattgcaagagtcccgatcatgtGGTAGCcaattgtccttacaatagtgataatgatgaagatgagaagaacaaacataagaaggacaagaaagaaaagaaggagaagagggagaagaggatgacctttcaaaagaagaagaagggtggaggctatgtggtcacttgggatagtgatggctcatcggatagtgatgactctagtgatgatggcaagaaatcaatcaagaaagcactagcaagcatcgccatcaacgacaagccctccatcttcgacactccatcaacatgcctcatggctaagcctaccaaggtaaaatatgatgagagtgatgatgatgaaagtgattcttgtaggagtgatgatgaagatgaggagtactccaaggaggagctcatggacatgtgtgagcaagtgcatacttgctttgagatgaagagaaaggagtgtaaggaattgaacaagaaagtcaaatttcttgagcaatcctttgatgagctcaatgccactcatgaggggctaatggatgcccatgagaagcttggcaaagctcactcaaagcttgaaaaagctcattcctctctcattgagcaagtcaagaaggaggaagccaaggaggagcaagtgatagttacatgtgatgtgggactaacatgtgatcttattaatgaatctaCTTATAAGCCTATTgctattgctcccactaacacttcttgtagcactaccactttcactccacctatgaatgatacatcactagtggtggaaaatgagaccctcaagaaggaggtgaatgagctcactcgtgccttaggcaatgcctatggtggagatgcccgcttgctaaagtgcttgggtagccaaaggttttctctcaacaaagagggattaggctataccccaagaaaggcaaggtggcctttgtcactcacaaagctagctttgtgaagggcaatggtcggttttgcaatagatacaagcaagttgggcatatagagcaatattgcaaaactaacaagaacaagcttcctaatatatcctcaatcaaatttgattcttgctacatgctttataagggtgccaaatgtgtgaaggctaagttcattggtacaccaattgtgggcccaaagaagaaggccatttgggtaccaaagaccttggtgactaacctacaaggacccaagcaagtttgggtacctaaaaagaattgatcttcttttgtaggtaaattataaagccggaggaaggcattgggtgcttgatagtgggtgcacacaacacatgaccggtgattcaagaatgttcaattcaatcaatgaaagcaagagcaatgggattgatagtatcatatttggtgacaatggcaaaggcaaagtcaagggacttggtaagattgcaatatccaatgacttgagcatttccaatgtgctactagtagagagcttgaatttcaacctattgtcggtagcccaattgtgtgatcttggtttcaaatgcatatttggtgtggatgatgtagagatcataagtgtagatggctcaaacttgatattcaaaggatttagatatgagaatctatacttagttgatttcaatgctagagaggctcaattgtcaacatgtttgatcactaagtctagcatgggttggttatggcatagaaggcttggtcatgttggaatgaaacaattgaacaaattgattaagcatgacttagtaagaggcttgaaagatgtcacatttgaaaaggataagctatgtagtgcatatcaagccggaaaacaagttggtaatacacatcctaagaagagcatgatgagtacatccaaggcatttgagttgatgcatatggatttgtttggaccaaccacatacactagcattggtggaaataaatatggatttgtgattgtggatgatttcactagatacacttgggtgttctttcttggtgacaagagtgatgtgtttgtaatattcaaatcatttgtcaagggcatttataatgagtttgaaacaactatcaagaaagttagaagtgacaatgatagtgaattcaagaacactagaattgatgagttgtgtgatgaatttggaattacacatcaattctcggccaagtatactcctcaatcaaatgggctagttgaaagaaagaatagaaccttgattgatatggcaagatcaatgttgagtgagtacaatgtgagtcattcattttgggccgaagcaatcaacacggcttgctattatagcaaccgactctattgtcaccccatgatggagaagacaccctatgagctattaaatggaagaaagcccaacatagcatacttttgggtctttagttgtaaatgctatatattgaagaaaggcactagattgagcaagtttgaaaagaaatgtgatgaaggtttcttgcttggttactccactactagcaaagcttatagagtttggaatttggctagtggtactcttgaggaggttcatgatgtggagtttgatgaaacaaatggttcccaagaggaagatgggaatctagatgatgtaagaggcactcaattggtcaatgcaatgaagaacatagacattggtgatataaggcctagagaggtgattgatattgaagatgacaagaatcaagtgctctctaactcaaatgtgcaagctagtggttctcatgatcaaatccaagcaagcactagtaatggcaatgtgcaagatcaacaaatggctagttcatcatctcaaccaagtgatcaatcaaatgctagcaatcaagtgcaagtgcttcaaccaaccaatgttgcaagagatcatccattagacactatcattggtgatatttcaagaggtgtgcaaactagatcaagattggcatcattttgtgagcacttctcatttgtgtcatctattgagcctaagaagatagatgaagccttgaatgatgttgattgggtcaatgctatgcatgaagagctaaacaacttcacaagaaaccaagtatgggagttaattgagaggcctaagggtcataatgtgattggaaccaagtgggtctttcggaacaagcaagatcaagatgggatagtaataaggaacaaagcaagattagtggctcaaggttacactcaagttgaaggtcttgactttgaagaaacatatgccccggttgcaagattagaagcaattaggatcttgctagcttatgcatgtgcccacaacattaagttgtaccaaatggatgtgaaaagtgcatttctcaatgggtacatcaatgagcttgtgtatgttgagcaacctcctggttttgaagatgaaaagaaacccaaccatgtgttcaagttgagaaaggctttgtatggattgaaacaagcacctagagcatgatatgagagattgagggatttcctactctctaagggattcaagataggaaaggttgacaccactctcttcaccaagaaacttGGAAATGATTTGTTTGTCATGCAAATCTATGTGgacgatatcatctttggatcaacaaatcaagaattttgtgaggagtttggcaagatgatggcaagtgagtttgagatgtctatgattggagaacttagttacttccttggtcttcaaatcaagcaaatgaagaatggcacatttgttagtcaaggcaagtatattaaggacatgctcaagaagtttgaaatggatgagagcaaagctattagtacaccaatggggacaagtgaaagcttagatagtgatgctagtggcaacatggtggatcaaaagatgtatcggtctatgattggaagtctactctatgtgaccgcatcaagaccggatgtgatgtttagtgtatgcatgtatgcaagatttcaagcctcaccaagagaaagtcatttgaaggcaacaaagagaatattgaggtacttgaagcatacacaacatgttggattatggtatcccaaaggagcaagatttgagttgattggatattcggattcggattatgcgggatgcaaagttgagagaaagagcacatcgggcacatgtcaactattgggaagatcacttgtgtcttggtcatcaaagaagcaaaatagtgtagcactttcaaccgccgaagcggagtacatttcggccggtagttgttgtgctcaattactttggatgaaggctaccttaagtgactttggaatcaagttcaagcaagtgccattgctatgtgacaatgaaagtgccatcaagctcaccaacaacccgattcaacactcaagaacaaagcatattgatgtccgccatcatttcataagagatcaccaacaaaaaggggacatttgcatagagagtgtgggcactgaagatcaacttgccgacatattcaccaagccacttgatgaaaagaggttttgcaagctaaggaatgaattgaacatacttgacttctccaatatgtgttgatgcatccccattatatgacatgcctctccttcgagcaaagcaaggtaaagttgattgacatgtcatccattcattactaaggacttgtttagtgcatctagtcattcctatcatgtcctaggctcatttatgaaaatcaaatgaatttaatgcttatatggtaccactattgcttgtatgtttgaaatgatctagtggtagcatatgacatgtttgtgggcttgtaaacctagtgtttgatttagaaaatgagctataagtgtttaactcaacatggtacaagataacccttatttggaggtgtgaagaagcttgtccttggatcaaaccgagttaaatatattttgtaagtaatctagattgaaccaaaattgggaaaatgatcctcatttcacatgatttcaccccaacctatccataatttaagctcaccttttgtgctaagtgttgacaaagggggagagaaacaaagatatgagtgataggggagtattggacataaggggagagatatgctagaggaaagggatcaattaaaattttgagcacataagtagggggagcaagctcataaacttgtatgatgcatttgaatgaacatttcatatatttgctcgcATGGTACAAATTCTAAgtttcaacatccatgcttgtgtggtgtatgctagttataggtttgaatgatgaaatgaaaaactagcatgcataggctaaaagtaactagactcatgctcacattatgaaaactagacccttgcttttaatgttgatctcatggggtattctagtttttgtgtatgtctagttactaatgatgctaaggatggtatattggtgcactccgattggtatcacgcttcaaaggtccatctcttataccttagcatcatttggtagaaattgactcctatatttcctatctaagcatatgtgcaaagctacaatctaaactcttagcacatatgtagggggagcaattactatcatatggagttcatgaaacttgcctatatcctttacacatggtaaatatgcttgggcaagcaacatggattcaaatgaactttaattcatatctttgtataagggttgtcatcaattatcaaaaagggggagattgaaagctctagtttggttttggttaattgatgaaaccctaagtgctaacctagtttatcaagatgattatgagataggtagcacttctccaagtgatgaagcaatggcgaagatcatgacaatggtgatggcatggtgatggtcaaatgcttaaacttggaaaagaagaaagagaaaaacaaaaggctcaaggcaaaggtataaaatataggagccattttgttttagtgatcaagacacttagtgagtgtgatcacatttaggatagatagccgtactattaagaggagtgaaactcgtatcggaatgcggttatcaaagtgctactagatgctctaactcattgcatatgcatttaggatctagtggagtgctaacacccttgataatatttgtgaaaatatgctaacacatgtgcacaaggtgtttgcagggttgagatgggtttgggtccctctatTGTCTTaaattcggcgctttcgggaaaatgaaatgtctattttctattgcgccggatgcaaaattcttagtggttggcacatttgagcaagggtgaagaagttagagttgaaatggagttggtcgaaatgatgctggcgtcggtctactgaccagacgctgggtcactcagcgaccggacgctgaaaggctgcgtccggtcgagctggcagagaggtcgctAGTTTCGGTGttacaccggacgctggacctgagatgcaccggacactggtttctacgtccggtcaaactgacgggtctgcacagtcgctggggttgagcaccggatgttggtctacgtccggtcaaggtggaccggacgcgtccgatcgaaaaAACATGGctcgaggagcttactggaaacgaccggacgctggggcttcagcgtccggtcagttttgaccggagcgtccggtcagcttcgtagccgttgaaatctgacgaacagcgtttgaagccggtgacgcatggcgtccatcgggcgaccggacgctgagggccagcgtccggtcagtatgaccggagcgtccggtcagagcgcgttttgcctagtgaaggggtataacagctctatttgatgggggctctatttatagccccatggccggctcaaaggataactcttgtacatttttattgacatagcatccttgtgagcttagccaaagccctcccactcatctcgatcattgatccatcatcattgtgagattgggagagaatccaagtgcattgcttaagtgattgcatctagaggcacttggtattcgtgttgcgctgcggatttcgcttgtttctcttggtggttgccaccacctagatggttggagtagcggtgaaggatcggcacgagttggtgattgttcgtggctgccttcgatgattgtaaggggagttgtaccttccccggcggagtgccgaaaggtaactctagtaaattgctcgtgtcattgagttacctcacttgtgggtcggttcttgcggtgtcctatcgtgtggacgaggtttgtgaaacacctcttagccaccgaaccaccaagtgttggtcgacacaacggggactagcgtgttggcaagcacgtgaacctcgggagaaaatcgattgtctcttgtctttggcattctcccagtgattggctatatattcatcttgtgattggttcatcccctacacgttggtataatcactctactcacttatttacattcttgcaaactagttgacacaagctctttagtgtaattagaattgagagcttgctttattatttatattcatctagttaagctctttagagtagcaaggttgagagctcttagtgagtaattacatagcaagtttgtgtgcctaagtaatcattgcaactagaattgttggataggtggcttgcaacccttgtagagctagagcaagtttgcattacgctatttgtcatactaatcaaattgctctagttgatttgtagatttttaaataggctattcaccctccctctagccatattagatttttaaataggttgCAGAAGACGGAGGCACGGGCACGCAAGGTAATGATGAGACGCATTGGTGTCGAAGTGGAGACACAGCTGCCCGACGAGGCCTCGTTTGACGAGTTCCAAACGGCGTTCAAGCTCCCGCTTTCGCCTTGTTTGCGCACCGGCTCGTCAAGGCTGCCGCCGGCAGGGAAGGGGAGCTCGCCAAAGTCGAAGAGCTTGGGCACGGACAGGTAGGCCAAGAAGCTGCAGGCGCTGGCCGTGCAGAAGGCGAGCGCCGGCATGCCGAACTCCTCGGCAGTGTCGATGGCCCAAGGCAGCAGCCCGTCGGCGATGACGCATGTCACCGGCGGAAAGCCCGGATCGACGCTGGCATCGGAGGAAGGGCCCGGGCACTCTGCCTCCACGGTTGGCAGCAACGTGGTAAGCAGACTAGCAGAGCACGGTACGCGACAGAGCCCGCCATCTTCAGGGACCTGTTTCATCTCACTTGCCCGCCCCCCCCATTTGGTTTGCTACTATCTCACCTGCAACTACATTCATATACTTGTCTTGGGTTGTAGTTACTTGTTTGTGTGTGTGAATCAACCCGAGACCGAGCTACTAGACTTTAGGAGGCATGCATTGTGTGATATATAGTGCAGCTAGAGCAATTAGTTGCGTTTAGCGCCATCTTTTATACTAACTACCTTGCTCTAGTCAAATTGTGAATTTATAGAAAAtttttgtaacacctctggtgttacgagctcgctaaacactgagattatggcctgagagaTAGATCTATAAATATAGTGAGCTAGATACGTAAATGCCTATATGTGTTAATGAAAAATCATAACGCGaagagtagaataagtagttctaaACATTGGCACGGAAGcgatttttataaacaaaaatacaatACCACTTGTatatagtacttaaataaaattcgaagtgtaagtttagtagatggaaatacAACTTTTGTTTCGGTAAATAAATGTTGTTCAAtagtatttttgatagctcaaGGATTGAAGTTGGAATTTAATTCCAGCCTCTAGAACTAAAATGGTCGGGTCTGAAAACCTAATAACGATGCCGTTTTAgcatttaaattttgattaaatttcttaaacacaaGATTTGTGTTTTTGCACTATTGGGTGTACCAAGGTGAGTACATGAGCATGGCGTGGCCGCGGCGGAGTGGACTCGGCAGACGTGGCGCCCGCCTTGCCCTTCAATCCACCTACCGTGTCGAGCACTCGAGCCGTCCTACGTCGTCGCATCTAGGTCATTGGCTCCGGCTCCAGTGGGCAATGGGACGCTTTCCTGCCCTGCCGCTAGCTGCCATGGAGGGCTCTGCTCGGGTTTGGTCGCTCCGAGTTATGCGCGTCGTGCCAAATCGTTGGGTCTCGTTGGCTGTGTGCGCGAGCTCGCTACCGTCACTGACTAGAGTCCCGCTTTAACTCGCTCAACCCTCTCGAGCTCACAcgtgtgaagggtcgagatggcggactagaggaggggggggggggtgaatagtcttttctaaaattaatcgcgtcggctaaccgatacaaatgcggaatttaaactaacggtctagccaaggctacaccccactatatatgttcactagcaccttgcaaagataacaattatgcaacaaaggtgccgggctagctagagctctcctaaacaattctaggagcaaggttacacaaacctatgccactagtactttaagcgacaagggagctcctacacatgctagtaagcaaaagcacaaagctaactaagctcactagcaatgcttaataacaaggcaaccaatgcctaattagagagcgcaaatacttagctacacaaactaagcaatgtgactaacaaggttactaaaaccaaattagccacgcaagggagctacttctatgctacacaagcaagaaggtaattagcaagctacgcaagctatctaattacaagagcaactacataagcttaatatgtataaaagtaattgcaagcttgtgtaatggggatgcaaaccaacgggaagaacaaggttgacacgatgatttttctcttgaGATTCACGTGTttgtcaacacgctagtccttgttgtgtcgaccgctcacttggtggttcggcggctaattagcatcacccgctaagcccgcacgttgggcgccgcaagaacctaccccttgagtgagggtagctcaatgacacgctttactagagttgctcttcgcggctcccgcggggcaagcacaatgcccctcacaagcacttctccggagcgccgcacaagcttcttgcgcgcttcgacggagaccaccaccaagccgtctaggaggtggcaacctccaagagtaacaagcaccaccggcttgcaactcgatcacctagtgccactcgatgcaaccttatgatgcaatcgcactagaatcgctcactcacacaatcgaatgatcactatcaaatatatgtgtgatggagggctcccaagcgctcacaagcatggacactaagtcccttgaggtgctcagctccagccatggccgaaggccacttctatttatagccccaagggctaaactagccgttaccccttcactgggcaacggtcgggccgaccggacgctccggttgtgttgaccggacgctggacctcagcgttcggtcgcccgcagacggccacgtgtcccggttccaacggtcacttgacttgaccggacgcagcagcttcaactgatcggacgctggaccctcagcgtccgatcgtttctagtaaggtaccgacctcgaccggacgcgtccggtcacacttgatcggacgcagccagcgtccggtcatactccagcttctgcgtcatcgtacgtcagcctgaccggacacagcctgccagcgtccggtgcatttagatccagcgtccggtcagttgaccgatgccagcgtcttcgcgaccaacttgtttttacttctaacttcttcacccttgctccaatgtgctaaccacaagaatttgcatctggtgcaatagaaaataggcattccattttcccgaaagcgccgaatcccgccgagcttgccactcaacttgccacgccactcgatcctagcgacaatgcaaagttagatcactcgagtggcactagatgaccgatatgcaaacaagtttgcccctcttgatagtacggccatctatcctaaacccgatcataaacttctctacacacctatgaccggtgaaatgaaatgccctaggttatacctttgccttgcgcattccattccatctccttcaatgtcgatgcaacacatgcaccaacatgatcaacaatgatatgatccacttcatatcattacatgattatattggttcatcgatcttgactttacttgctcttcaccgttgccatcgtccatcggcgccaagtcttgctcaagcttcaccgccatgcggtccatcactccaaagccttcgacttgcccttcacgcttgcaaccggtccatcaagccaagtcttgtcttgatcttctccaccttgatcacatgactcaatgtcatgtctcatgtgcatttaagctccttcatcatcacatgtgtgagctttgcaacatttccaagccattttcaccttcatagcatatattgctcacacacatgtacctgtggactaatcatctgtgtatctcacataaacacaattagtccacctaagttgtcacttaattaccaaaaccaaacaaggatctTTCAATGTGTGCCCTCCGATGTGGTCTTGGCCATAACCCCATGCCTCCGCCTTTCTAATTCTCCCAGCTCATGGCTTTTAGCCCGTCTCCTCACGCCAGTAGGTGGCATAGGAAGCCAGCTAGTCGCCTCGACCGTAACTAGTCCTAGCAAATGTCCTTCACCGCGTCGATTCGAGGTTCTGCTCGCCGCGGGCCATAGTCACCGCCGTGACCTAGAACTGGGGAGAGAGGTAGGATTGGAGCGATAGTAGTTTGATTGCTTGATACCATAAACTCGCCTTGACCCCCTCTACTTGGTGCTCGTGTTGTTTTGTCTAGGGAGTCCTCCATCGGAGCGACGACGCACTGGTGTCACGCTCGGCACGCCGTCGTAAGGTGCGGGCGCACATGGCCGGGTCGCCTCGTCGCTCCTCTGCCTCAACCACTACCGCAGCGCAAACCCTGGTAGGCTACTGGTGCTCGTCCATCACCGCCACCACCTCAGTAGAGCCTTAGGTCACCGGAACAAGCACGCC
Above is a genomic segment from Miscanthus floridulus cultivar M001 chromosome 3, ASM1932011v1, whole genome shotgun sequence containing:
- the LOC136544347 gene encoding linamarin synthase 2-like encodes the protein MKQVPEDGGLCRVPCSASLLTTLLPTVEAECPGPSSDASVDPGFPPVTCVIADGLLPWAIDTAEEFGMPALAFCTASACSFLAYLSVPKLFDFGELPFPAGGSLDEPVRKQGESGSLNAVWNSSNEASSGSCVSTSTPMRLIITLRARASVFCNLFKNLIWLEGG